Sequence from the Cetobacterium somerae ATCC BAA-474 genome:
GTGGATGTCAAGCAGAAGTTGGATCAGCTTGTGCGATGGCAGCAGCAATGGCATGTTTCATATTAGGTGGATCATTAGAGCAAATCGAATATGCAGCAGAAATGGCATTAGAGCACCACTTAGGATTAACTTGTGACCCAGTTGGAGGATATGTTCAAATACCTTGTATAGAAAGAAACGCAGCAGCAGCAGTAAGAGCTTTAGATGCAGCACAGTATGCTTTATATACAGATGGAAAGCACAGCATTTCTTTTGACCAAGTTGTAAAAACTATGGGAGAAACAGGAAGAGACTTAAAAGAGGAGTACAAAGAAACTTCTCTAGGAGGACTTGCAAAATACCAATTTGATGGGAATTGCTAATAAAACCTTTTGAAAGAGAGAATCTTAGATTCTCTCTTTCTTTATAGTTATAATTTAGGAGGAAAGATGAAGTTAATAGTTGGATTAGGAAATCCTGGAAAAGAGTATGAAAGAACAAGACATAATGTTGGATTTGATATAATTGATGAGTTTGCAGAAAAAAATGGATTCAATCCATTTAAAGAAAAATTTCAAGGATTATTAACAGAAAAAACAGTGAATGGAGAAAAAGTAATTTTATTAAAACCTCAAACATATATGAATTTAAGTGGTAACTCAATAGTTCAGGTTGTTAAATTTTATAAAATAGATCCAGTGGAAGATTTAGTTGTTGTTTATGATGATATGGATTTACCTTTAGGAAAATTAAGAGTAAAAATGAACGGAAGTGCTGGTGGTCACAATGGAATAAAATCTATAATATCACACTTAGGACAGGACTTTATGAGAGTAAAATGTGGAATAGGAAAAGCAAAAAATAAAGATGAAAATATTAATTTTGTTTTAGGTAGGTTTACAAAAGAGGAGTCAGAGGTTGTAAATCCTATGTTTTTAAGTGTGATTTCTTTATTAGATGATGTATTGAAAAACACTCAAATAGACAAAATCATGCAGAAATATAACAAAAAGTAACACAAAAAAGCAAAAAAATAGCTCAAAAAAGTTGTTAAATATAAATAAATATGTTATTCTAACAATGGAATATAGTTTGTTAACTACAAAGGAGGGAATATTTTTATGAAATTCTTCGGATTCAAAGGGGGAGTACATCCACCTGAAAATAAGATCCAAACAGAAAATCAAGCTGTAGAGATTTTAGCAGCACCAAAAATGGTTTTCATCCCACTTCTTCAGCACATAGGGGTTCCTTTAACGCCTTGCGTAGAGATTGGAGAAAGAGTTTTAAAGGGACAAATAATAGCTGACTCAGAAGCTTTTTTATCAGTTCCTGTACATGCATCAGTAAGTGGAACGGTAAAAAAAATTGAAAATTTACCATTTCCATTAATGGGGAATGTACAAACAATTGTAATTGAAAATGATGAGCAAGAAGAGTGGACAACTCTTGAAAAACTGCCTGAGTGGAAAAATTCAACTAAAGAAGAGTTGTTAAAAGTAATAAGATCTAAAGGAATTGTAGGTCTTGGAGGAGCAGCTTTCCCAACACACGTAAAATTAAATCCACCAGCAGATGTAAAAATAGAGGTATTATTACTAAACGGAGCTGAGTGTGAGCCATATTTAAACTCTGACAATAGAGTTATGATTGAAGAGCCTTCAAAAGTTATAGAAGGTATAAAAATAATGAAACATATATTAAATGTAGATAGTGCTGTTATTGGAATTGAAGATAATAAGCCAGAAGCAATAGAAGCTATGAGAAAAGCTTGCCAAGGAACAAATATAGAAGTTATGCCACTGAAGACAATGTATCCACAAGGTGGAGAAAAATCATTAATAAAAGCTATATTGAACAAAGAGGTACCATCAGGAAAGCTACCTTCAGCAGTTGGTGTAGTTGTTAACAATACAACGACAGCAGCAGCGATATATGATGCTATTGTAAATGGATTACCTTTAATAGATAAAGTTGTAACTGTTACTGGAAAAGGGATAGAGCAACCTAAAAATTTAAAAGCTGTTATAGGAACACCTATATCAATGCTTTTAGAAAATTGTGGATATAAAGAAGAAGTAGTAGAAAAAATAGTTATGGGTGGACCTATGATGGGTATGGCTCAATTAACTTTAGAGGTGCCTGTTATAAAAGGAACTTCAGGATTGCTAGCTTTAACGAAACAAGAAACAAACTATTGTAAGCCGAAAGCTTGTATAGGTTGTGGAAAATGTGTTGATGCATGTCCAATGTCATTAGAACCAATAATGTATGCTAGATTAGCAGAGTTTTCGCAATGGGAAGAGATGGCAAAATACCATTTGATGGATTGTATTGAGTGTGGTTCTTGTGCTTATATATGTCCAGCTAATAGACCACTAACAGAAGCAATAAAAATTGGAAAAGCTAAACTTAGAACAATGAAAAAGTAGGAGGAAAAAAGTGGCAAAAATTTTAAAAATGGGGCCATCGCCTCATATCAGAACTAAGGAAACTGTTGATGATGTAATGTATGATGTAATTATAGCATTACTTCCAGCACTTTTAGCAGCGTGCTATTTTTTTGGAATTAGAGCAATAGTAGTAACAGCGGTATCTATTTTATCTTGTATGGTAACTGAGTTTGTATGTCAAAAATTAATGAAACAAGATGTACAAATTTTTGATGGAAGTGCTATTATAACAGGAATTTTATATGCTTTTGTAATACCACCATATATGTCTTTAGTATATGTTATAGTTGGAGCTGTAGTATCAATAGCTCTTGGAAAAATGGTATTTGGTGGATTAGGGCATAACATATTCAATCCGGCTTTAGTTGGAAGAGCATTTGTTCAAGCATCTTGGCCAGTTGCAATAACAACATTTATGTATGATGATGTTGGAGGAGCTACTCTTTTAGATGCAATGAAAAGAGGGTTACCAACAGATAATGCCTTAATAGAAAGTGGAAATCTTTATTTAAATACATTTATAGGTAGAATGGGTGGATGTTTAGGAGAAACATCTGTTTTAGCTCTTCTTCTAGGTGGGGCATATTTAATCTATAAAAAGCAAATAGATTGGAAAGTACCAGCAATAATGATTGGAACAGTATTTGCAGCTTCTCTTATAGCTGGAGCAGATCCATTTTTACATATCTTCTCAGGAGGATTATTTTTAGGAGCATTCTTTATGGCAACAGATATGGTAACATCACCTCATACACCAAAAGGAAGAGCTATTTTTGCTTTTGGTATAGGAGTTTTAGTATCATTAATTAGATTTAAAGGTGGTTATCCAGAGGGAGTTGCTTATTCAATTCTTATAATGAATGGATTTGTACCTTTAATTAATAGATATACAAGCCCTAAAAAATTTGGGGAGGTAAAATAATGGAAAGAAATAGATTTGTACATTATGGTATTGTTTTAACACTAATAGCGTCAATCTCTGCTGGAATTTTATCTGTAGTTAACGGTGCAACACAAAAAGTTATAAAAGAAAACGAAAAAGCAGCAGTAAATGCAGCAAGAATAATGGTTTTGCCAAAAGCTGAATCATTTGATGAGAATGCAATAGTAAAAGTAGATGAACTAGAATTTATCCCTGGAAATGGATCAAATGGAAAGCCTGTTGGATATGTAGTAACAATTTCTCAGCCAGGTTATGCTGCTAATATAGATTTTGTATTAGGAATTGATAGAAGAGGAAGAGTAACTGGATTAAACATAATAGGAAGTCAGGAAACACCTGGGCTAGGATCAAAAATATTAGATCCAGAGTGGCAAAAGAAAGCTATTGGAAAAGATGCTTCTTATGAATTTAATAAATCAGCAGATGGCTTTGCAGGAGCTACAATATCACCAAATGCTGTTTATACAGGAATTAAAAGAGCTCTAAATAGTTTTAATAGTGGGGTGAATAAAAAATAATGGCAAAATCAAATAAAGAGATATTATTAAATGGAATAATAAAAGAAAATCCAGTATTTGTACTTTTACTTGGATTATGTCCAACACTAGGAGTTACATCATCATCAATAAATGGTATGGCAATGGGACTTGCAACAATGTCAGTAATTGTTTTTTCAAATATGTTAATATCAATGATAAAAAGCTTTATTCCTGATAAAGTTAGAATTCCAGCATTCATAATGGTAATAGCATCATTAGTTACTATAGTTGAGATGGTTATGAAAGCATATTTACCAGATTTATATAAAGTTTTAGGATTATTTATTCCTCTGATTGTTGTTAACTGTATTGTACTTGGTAGAGCTGAAAGTTTTGCTTCAAAGAATACTGTATTTAAATCAATATTAGATGGAATTGGAGCGGGATTAGGATTTACATTAGCTCTAACTCTTTTAGGAACAATTAGAGAGATATTAGGAAATGGAACAGCTTTTGGAATATCTGTAACACCAGCTTCATTTACACCAGCTTTAATATTTATATTAGCACCTGGTGCGTTTATAACAATAGGATTTATAATCGCTACTCAGAACTATATTAAAGCTAGAAAGAGTGGGGTGAAATAAAAAATGGATTTTGCAAAAATATTTAGTTTAATAATAACAGCAATTTTTATTCAAAATATAATATTTGCTAAATTTTTAGGAATTTGTCCATTTATGGGAGTTTCTAAAAAAGTTGAATCATCAATTGGAATGGGTATGGCAGTAACATTTGTTATGTCACTAGCTTCAGGAGTAACATGGACAATTTATAACTATTTATTAGTACCGTTACAATTAGAGTATTTACAAACAATAGCTTTTATATTAATAATAGCTTCGTTAGTACAATTTGTAGAGATGGCAATTCAAAAGACTTCACCGAATTTATATAAAGCTTTGGGAGTTTTTCTACCACTAATAACAACAAACTGTGCTGTGTTAGGTATTGCTATTTTAAATATTCAACAAGAGTATAACTTTATTGAGTCTGTTATAAATGGAGCAGCAGTAGCAATTGGATTTACATTAGCTCTAGTTTTATTAGCAGGAATAAGAGAAAGAATAGAATATGCAGCTATTCCAGGACCATTTAAAGGAGTTCCTATAGCATTTATTTCAGCAGGACTTTTAGCAATGGCTTTTATGGGATTCAGCGGAATGCAAATATAGATTGGAGGTAGGTTAATGGAATCAATATTATTTCCTGTTTTATCGTTAGGAGGAACAGGGTTAGCAATGGGACTATTTTTAGCCTATGCTTCTAAGAAGTTTGAAGTGAAGGTTGATGAAAAAGTAGAAGCTATTCAAGGAATACTTCCTGGAATAAACTGTGGAGCATGTGGATACCCAGGATGTTCTGGTTACGCAGAAGCAATTGCTCTAAATGGAGCAGAAATGACAGCATGTTCACCAGGAGGACCAGCAGTTGCAGCAGAAATAGCAAAAGTTATGGGAGCGACTGTTGACTTATCAGGACCTAAAATGGTAGCAAAGCTACTATGTCAAGGAGATTGTACTAAAACAACAAAGACATATGAGTTTGAAGGTGAATTAACAACTTGTTCTGCAATAAATCTATATGCAGGTGGAGATAAATCTTGTAAATACGGTTGCTTAGGATATGGAGATTGTGTTAAGGTTTGTCCAGTAAATGCAATAACAGTTACTGAAAAAGGAATTGTGAATATAGATGAAGAGAAATGTGTATCATGCAAAAAGTGTGTTTCAACATGCCCAAAAAGATTAATAGAGATGTTACCAATGAATAAAAGAGTAACAGTTAATTGTATGTCAAGAGATAAAGGTGTAGTTGCTAGAAAAGCTTGTACAGTAGCATGTATAGCTTGTGGACTTTGCCAGAAAGCTTGTCCAGTAGATGCAATTGAAATAAAAAATAATGTTGCAAGAATAGATCCGGAAAAATGTGTAGAGTGTGGATTGTGTGCTGTAAAGTGTCCAACTAAAGCTATAAATAGTGAAGTTAAAGAGATAAAAAAAGCAGAAATAATTGAAGAAAAATGTATTGGATGTACAGCATGTGCTAGAGTTTGTCCAGTTAAATGTATAGAGGGAGAAGTTAAGCAAAAACATAAAATTGATCAGTCTAAGTGTATAGGGTGTCAATTGTGCTATGATAAATGTAAATTCTCAGCTATAAAAATCAATATTCAGAATTTGTAAAAAAAAGATGAGGATATCCTCATCTTTTATTATTTTACAGCGATAACTTCGATTTCAACCTTAACATCTCTAGGTAATCTAGCAACCTCAACACATGCTCTAGCAGGTTTAACCTCTCCTAAATACTCAGCATAAACTTCATTAATAGAAGCAAAATCGTTCATATCTTTAATGAAAACTCCAGCTTTAACAACATCTTTTAATGAATATCCAGCTTCTTCTAAAATAGCTTTAACATTTTCTAATGATTGTCTAGTTTGCTCTTTAACATCATCTGATATAACAGTCATAGTCTCAGGAACAAATGGAATTTGTCCAGAAACATATAAAGTTCCATTTACTTCAATTGCTTGTGAGTAAGGACCAATAGCTGCAGGAGCTTTACTAGTGTTGATAACTTTCTTCATTATAAATACCTCCCAATTAAATTTAGATAGTTAAATTTTAACATAAAATTATTATATAAACAACCTAGAAAATACTAATTTGTGGGAGTTGTAAAAAATAGTTTTGTGAATAAAATCACATTTTTTCATAAAAAAATGTAGAGTTAACAAAGTTAAAAAGTAAAATAATGTAAAGTATACATTAAATGTGTTAAACGTGTGTTGAAATGTCTTAAAAATAAACATAAAATTTAAAAAAATACTTTACTTTTTGTAAAGTGTAGAGTATAATTAATTCTGTGAGAAAAAAAGTTAAAATTGACGTATTGTTATTTTTTTAACAAGCATGTCGAAGGAAAGAGGGAAAATGGAATTATTAAAAGGTACAGTGTTATTATTATTGGTTTTAGCATTCTTTACTGGATTTAGCTTAAAAGCACCAAGAGGAATGAAAGCTATGGGTGCTCTAGCAGGAGCAGCAACAGCAAGTTTCCTAGTAGAAGCTTTCCAATTATATGTTGGTGGAGATCTTTTAGGAATTAAGTTTTTAGGAGAGGTTGGAGCCTCAGCAGGATCAATGGGAGGAGTTGCAGCAGCAATTTTAGTACCATTAGCTTTAGGAGTAAGCCCTGTTTATGCAGTTTTATTAGGTGTAGTTTGTGGAGGAATGGGAATCATCCCTGGATTTATCGCCGGATATGTAATGTCATTTATCATTCCTAAGTTAGAGGAAAAAATACCTGATGGTTTAGATTTAATTGTAATTATTTGTTTAGCAGCACCTTTAGGAAGAGGAATAGCTCAGTTTGTTTCTCCTGGAGTTACATTTGCTTTACAAACAATTGGAGATATAATTATTGCGGCACAATCAGCTAGTCCGTATGTAATGGCATTTATCTTAGGAGGAGTTATAACAGTAGTTGCTACAGCTCCAATAAGTTCAATGGCTTTAACAGCAATGTTAGGATTAACTGGTTTACCAATGGCAATAGGAGCATTAGCAGTAATGGCTTCATCATTCATGAACTTTGTATTCTTTGATAGAATGAAGTTTGGAGATAGATCAACAACAATAGCTGTTGCTATCGAGCCATTAACTCAAGCAGATATAATTTCTGCAAACCCAATTCCAGTATTTACTACTAACTTTATTGGTGGAGGAATAGCTGGTATGATCGTTAACTACTTCGGATTAATTAATAATGCTACTGGAACAGCAACACCAATCGCTGGTTTCGCAGTAATGTTTGGATTCAATCCTGCTAAAGAGGTATTAATTACAGCTGGATTATGTGCTGTAGCTGGTATCGCAACAGGATATGTAGGGTCAATCATATTTAAAAATTATAAAATTAAAACTGTTGCTGAAATAAGAGGGTAATAGTTATATAAAAAAGTTCCAGTTATACTGGAACTTTTTTTTACTAAAAATTTGATAAAATATAAAAAATAATGTATACTCATAAAAATGTATAAAAAAATAAAAGGGGGTAAAAAATGAATACAAAAACAAAAGGAAGCTTTAAGGGATTAATTCCTTTTTTAGTTTTCATTGGATTTTATTTAGGAAGTGGAATTATTTTAGATTCTATGGGCGTAGAGTTAGCTTTTTATCAATTACCAGCTCCAGTTGCTATTTTTCCTGGAATAATTGTAGCATTTTTACTGTTTAAAGGTAGTATAAAAGAGAAATTTGAAACTTTTTTAGAGGGATGTGGACACCAAGATATTATAACAATGTGCATAATATATCTTTTAGCTGGTGGGTTTGCAATTGTTTCAAAATCTATGGGTGGAGTTGATTCGACAGTAAATTTAGGATTAACTTATGTTCCATCACATTATATAGCTCCAGGATTATTTGTAATTGCAGGGTTTATTTCAACGGCTACAGGAACATCAGTAGGTTCAATTGTATCTTTAGCTCCAATAGCAGTAGGATTAGCAGAAAAAAGTGGAGTTTCAATGCCATTAGTTTTGGCTGCTTTAATGGGTGGAGCAATGTTTGGAGATAATCTTTCGATAATTTCTGATACGACAATTGCTGCAACAAGAACTCAAGGTGTTGAAATGAAAGATAAGTTTAGAGTAAATATCAAAATAGCAGCACCAGCAGCAATTTTAACACTATTACTATTAATAGTTTTTGGAAAGCCTGAAATAGCTCCTGAAACTGGAGTATATGCTTTTAATATAGTAAAAGTTTTACCATACATATTTGTTTTAACACTTTCTTTAATTGGGATAAATGTTTTTGTTGTTTTAACGGCTGGAATAGTACTATCAGGAGCTATAGGATTATTCTATGGTGATTTTACTTGGTTAGGATATGCAAAAGAGATTTATAATGGATTTACTGGAATGACAGAGATATTTTTATTATCTCTTTTAACAGGTGGATTAGCATCATTAGTAACTAAGGCTGGTGGTGTAGATTGGATAATGAGTACAATTGAAAAAAGAATAAAAGGGGTTAAAAGTGCCCAAATGGGAATGGCTTTATTAGTAACATTAACAGATATGGCTGTAGCTAACAATACTGTGGCTATTATTATAAATGGACCAATAGCTAAGAAAATATCTGATAGATATGGAGTAGATCCTAAAAAGAGTGCCTCTGTTTTAGATATATTTTCATGTATTGCCCAAGGAGCAATCCCTTATGGAGCTCAAATGCTTATAATGTTAAGCTTTGCTGGAGGAAAAGTTTCTCCATTTGATATAATACCATTATTGTGGTATCAAATGATATTAGCCGTATTTACAATAGGATATATTTTTTATAATCCAAAAGAATCATAAAAAGGAAGATGTCAAATGTCAGTTTCTAAAAATTATCTTTACAATGTTTTACTAATAATAAGTAATACTATATTTCCAATAATAACATTTCCTTATATTTCTAGGGTGTTAATGCCAGAATATTTAGGAAAAGTGTATTTTGTGCAAGGCGTTGTAGCTTATTTTTTAATACTTTCAGTATTAGGTGCTCCAAATTATGGAATAAAAGAGTTATCTAAAGCTAAAGGAATAGGCGATTGGCTTGAATTTAAAAAAATATTCACAGAGTTATTTATAATGACAATTTTAAGCAGTATAGGATCTTTAATTCTTTTATTGGTTACAGTTCAATTATATGGAAAATTTTATCAAGAAAAATTAATATTTTATATTTTTGCAATTCAAGTTTTGTTTGAGTGTTTTCATATAAATCATTTTTTCATTGTTATGGAAAATCATAAAAGAAGATTAATAAGATCATTTACAATTAGAATTTTATCATTAGGATTTTTATTTTATTTTATAAAAACACCGAATGATTATTATTTATATGCTTTGCTATTAGTTGTTCCAGAAGTACTAGCAAGAGTTATAGATGTTATTAGTGTAAGGAAATATTTTTACTTTAAAGATTTAAATTTTAAAAGGCATACGAATAGCATGTTTATAATTTTTCTATATATTTTTACAATTGGTATATATGGAAGTATTGATACAACAATGCTAGGAATTATG
This genomic interval carries:
- a CDS encoding RnfABCDGE type electron transport complex subunit B; translated protein: MESILFPVLSLGGTGLAMGLFLAYASKKFEVKVDEKVEAIQGILPGINCGACGYPGCSGYAEAIALNGAEMTACSPGGPAVAAEIAKVMGATVDLSGPKMVAKLLCQGDCTKTTKTYEFEGELTTCSAINLYAGGDKSCKYGCLGYGDCVKVCPVNAITVTEKGIVNIDEEKCVSCKKCVSTCPKRLIEMLPMNKRVTVNCMSRDKGVVARKACTVACIACGLCQKACPVDAIEIKNNVARIDPEKCVECGLCAVKCPTKAINSEVKEIKKAEIIEEKCIGCTACARVCPVKCIEGEVKQKHKIDQSKCIGCQLCYDKCKFSAIKINIQNL
- a CDS encoding PTS sugar transporter subunit IIC, whose translation is MELLKGTVLLLLVLAFFTGFSLKAPRGMKAMGALAGAATASFLVEAFQLYVGGDLLGIKFLGEVGASAGSMGGVAAAILVPLALGVSPVYAVLLGVVCGGMGIIPGFIAGYVMSFIIPKLEEKIPDGLDLIVIICLAAPLGRGIAQFVSPGVTFALQTIGDIIIAAQSASPYVMAFILGGVITVVATAPISSMALTAMLGLTGLPMAIGALAVMASSFMNFVFFDRMKFGDRSTTIAVAIEPLTQADIISANPIPVFTTNFIGGGIAGMIVNYFGLINNATGTATPIAGFAVMFGFNPAKEVLITAGLCAVAGIATGYVGSIIFKNYKIKTVAEIRG
- the rsxC gene encoding electron transport complex subunit RsxC yields the protein MKFFGFKGGVHPPENKIQTENQAVEILAAPKMVFIPLLQHIGVPLTPCVEIGERVLKGQIIADSEAFLSVPVHASVSGTVKKIENLPFPLMGNVQTIVIENDEQEEWTTLEKLPEWKNSTKEELLKVIRSKGIVGLGGAAFPTHVKLNPPADVKIEVLLLNGAECEPYLNSDNRVMIEEPSKVIEGIKIMKHILNVDSAVIGIEDNKPEAIEAMRKACQGTNIEVMPLKTMYPQGGEKSLIKAILNKEVPSGKLPSAVGVVVNNTTTAAAIYDAIVNGLPLIDKVVTVTGKGIEQPKNLKAVIGTPISMLLENCGYKEEVVEKIVMGGPMMGMAQLTLEVPVIKGTSGLLALTKQETNYCKPKACIGCGKCVDACPMSLEPIMYARLAEFSQWEEMAKYHLMDCIECGSCAYICPANRPLTEAIKIGKAKLRTMKK
- a CDS encoding Na+/H+ antiporter NhaC family protein, which gives rise to MNTKTKGSFKGLIPFLVFIGFYLGSGIILDSMGVELAFYQLPAPVAIFPGIIVAFLLFKGSIKEKFETFLEGCGHQDIITMCIIYLLAGGFAIVSKSMGGVDSTVNLGLTYVPSHYIAPGLFVIAGFISTATGTSVGSIVSLAPIAVGLAEKSGVSMPLVLAALMGGAMFGDNLSIISDTTIAATRTQGVEMKDKFRVNIKIAAPAAILTLLLLIVFGKPEIAPETGVYAFNIVKVLPYIFVLTLSLIGINVFVVLTAGIVLSGAIGLFYGDFTWLGYAKEIYNGFTGMTEIFLLSLLTGGLASLVTKAGGVDWIMSTIEKRIKGVKSAQMGMALLVTLTDMAVANNTVAIIINGPIAKKISDRYGVDPKKSASVLDIFSCIAQGAIPYGAQMLIMLSFAGGKVSPFDIIPLLWYQMILAVFTIGYIFYNPKES
- a CDS encoding RnfABCDGE type electron transport complex subunit G; this translates as MERNRFVHYGIVLTLIASISAGILSVVNGATQKVIKENEKAAVNAARIMVLPKAESFDENAIVKVDELEFIPGNGSNGKPVGYVVTISQPGYAANIDFVLGIDRRGRVTGLNIIGSQETPGLGSKILDPEWQKKAIGKDASYEFNKSADGFAGATISPNAVYTGIKRALNSFNSGVNKK
- the pth gene encoding aminoacyl-tRNA hydrolase, producing the protein MKLIVGLGNPGKEYERTRHNVGFDIIDEFAEKNGFNPFKEKFQGLLTEKTVNGEKVILLKPQTYMNLSGNSIVQVVKFYKIDPVEDLVVVYDDMDLPLGKLRVKMNGSAGGHNGIKSIISHLGQDFMRVKCGIGKAKNKDENINFVLGRFTKEESEVVNPMFLSVISLLDDVLKNTQIDKIMQKYNKK
- a CDS encoding RnfABCDGE type electron transport complex subunit D — translated: MAKILKMGPSPHIRTKETVDDVMYDVIIALLPALLAACYFFGIRAIVVTAVSILSCMVTEFVCQKLMKQDVQIFDGSAIITGILYAFVIPPYMSLVYVIVGAVVSIALGKMVFGGLGHNIFNPALVGRAFVQASWPVAITTFMYDDVGGATLLDAMKRGLPTDNALIESGNLYLNTFIGRMGGCLGETSVLALLLGGAYLIYKKQIDWKVPAIMIGTVFAASLIAGADPFLHIFSGGLFLGAFFMATDMVTSPHTPKGRAIFAFGIGVLVSLIRFKGGYPEGVAYSILIMNGFVPLINRYTSPKKFGEVK
- the rsxA gene encoding electron transport complex subunit RsxA — translated: MDFAKIFSLIITAIFIQNIIFAKFLGICPFMGVSKKVESSIGMGMAVTFVMSLASGVTWTIYNYLLVPLQLEYLQTIAFILIIASLVQFVEMAIQKTSPNLYKALGVFLPLITTNCAVLGIAILNIQQEYNFIESVINGAAVAIGFTLALVLLAGIRERIEYAAIPGPFKGVPIAFISAGLLAMAFMGFSGMQI
- a CDS encoding RidA family protein is translated as MKKVINTSKAPAAIGPYSQAIEVNGTLYVSGQIPFVPETMTVISDDVKEQTRQSLENVKAILEEAGYSLKDVVKAGVFIKDMNDFASINEVYAEYLGEVKPARACVEVARLPRDVKVEIEVIAVK
- a CDS encoding RnfABCDGE type electron transport complex subunit E, with the protein product MAKSNKEILLNGIIKENPVFVLLLGLCPTLGVTSSSINGMAMGLATMSVIVFSNMLISMIKSFIPDKVRIPAFIMVIASLVTIVEMVMKAYLPDLYKVLGLFIPLIVVNCIVLGRAESFASKNTVFKSILDGIGAGLGFTLALTLLGTIREILGNGTAFGISVTPASFTPALIFILAPGAFITIGFIIATQNYIKARKSGVK